GAGTAGTTCGGCACTAGTTGGAGTAGAGACTTGCAGGGTTGAAGACGTGGTCGGCTGAGCTGACTCAGCAGTGAATTCGACATCGACAGAAGTAATTCCGACAGCCTTGTCACTAACGGGTTGTTCTGCTGCGCTGGTCGAGGGTTTCTCGGATGCGGACTTGCGGCTGCGCTTTAGAGCTTCTGGCTGGGTTGGTTCTGCTTGCTCCTGCTCGCTTTCGCCTGTCTCCTCGGCTACTGGGGTTACCTCAGACGGCACGGAGTTCTTCTCTTGGGCTTTCGCCTCCTCATTCGCTACTGCGCGATCAGCCCCACTGACTTCCGCTGCCGGCACAATGTTGTCACCTGTCGCGACTTTTTCCGCTTGGAAAGTCGCAGAGACAGATCCCTGCTGCTCGACGTGCGAATCATCGGACGCCTGAGTGGCTTCAACCGATTCTCCTCCTTGCGCCAGTTCCTCCGATGTTTCTTGGTCCGCCTCGTCTGTGGCGAGGAGCTCTGAAGGTTTTTCCGCAGTGGCTTCTTGTTCCGTTTCTTCTTCTGTCGCGTTTGCGACGGCTTCGATCTCTGGACTCGAGTTGGTTTCTTCGGTCACTTCGATTGCTTGTGTTTCAGATGCAACGGCAACGGCTTCCTCGGAAACCTCAACCGCATCTCCGTTCGACTCGTTTTCTCCTGGTCCTTCAGACACGGGTTCGTCAGAACTCGCTTCCGTGGATGATGTATGTTCGGAGGTTGCTTCCTGCTGTTGGCTGTCTTCTTGCTCTGAAGTGTCGATGCTCTCATCAGCTTCTTGGCCTAAGGAAGTCTCCGGCGGTCGCGAGGGTGAGTTACTACTTGCCAGAACCTCTCCAAGCAGGTCACTAAATCCAGCTTCACCGTTGGGAGAATTCCCAGGTGTCGCGGTCGTCACCTCGAATATTGGTGACAAGGGATCGTTTGTGATGCTGCTCATCTTGATTAGTTCTCATCCTGCTTGAGTTGGCTAAGCTCACTGAGCCGATCGTCGAGATACTGCTTGGTCTCACCTCCATCGCCCATTGCCTGCAACAGACGGTAGAGGATGTCGATATCCTCGTCCGTTCCCACGAATGTCCGCAGAATCTCTTGTTGGTTCCGTTTGGACATGCTCGATAGGACTTTAATCACCTGGTCCATTTCGCCTTCTTCGATCATCCGCTTAATCACCGGCTTCGCTTGCTTCTTGGCGATTAGCATTTCAATCGACTCGCGAACCTTTTGAACGGCTTCAGCCATCACCGACTGGCGCAGGTCCTCAAGAAATACTTCCACTTCTTCGCGCAGCTGGTTGTAACGCCCTGTAGCGCTGTTGAGCTGTTTGAAGTCGTAGTCAAAGGTTGCTAGCGAGTCGTCGAGTTCCTTCTTCTTGGCATCAAACTGTAGGGTCGCGATGCGGAGTTGCTCCTGCTGTTGTTCGTAGGAGGGTTCCTCGTCGGGGACGATCATCTCTGGCTTATCTTGTGCGTTTTCGATCGCTTCGAGGTCGACGTCATGGAGTACGGCAAGGATTTTCAACATACGCTCATCGTCGAGCTTGCCCGTCTGGCGCAGGTAACCATAGCCAAATGCGCCCGTCAGCACGGTCGCGACGCAGAGATATCCGATCAGTGGAAAGAGGAAACGCGTCATTGCCGTTCACCTCCGACCATGTTCGTGCCAACTTCGTCGAGAACTTTGGCTTCTGCTCGTTGTGCAGCCAGTTGGTATTCGGCGAACCGGCGCTCGTCGAGCTTGTCGAGGACGCGAACTTCGCGATCCGCTTCGACAAGAGCAAGGCGACGTCGCTCGATTTCTTGTTGCAATGTTGCCGCCTGATCGCGCATCGTGCGCACCTGAGTTTCTAGGGAAGCTTGGTAGCGTTGGGACTCGAGCAATTGGGCGACGTCGGGGGATTGGCTGACCACAATTTCCTGCTGTTGCTGCCGAAGGGTTACAATCTCGTCTTTGACTTCCGCACACCTCTCTAAAAGGATCTCTTCCGCACGAAACGCTTCTGCCAGCTTTACGCTCCGCGCATCACGTTCTTGCAAACGGAGCTTGCGAAGTGTTTCGAGTTGGAATTGATAACGTGGCATCGTTTCGCCGCAGTGCTTGCACCGCGTTCATTAAGCGGCAGGGCTTTCAGGATTGCTGGCTGGTTGATTCACCAAGGACACCCGAGCAACGAGCGCTCGGAGTTGCTG
The Lacipirellulaceae bacterium genome window above contains:
- the fliJ gene encoding flagellar export protein FliJ, producing MPRYQFQLETLRKLRLQERDARSVKLAEAFRAEEILLERCAEVKDEIVTLRQQQQEIVVSQSPDVAQLLESQRYQASLETQVRTMRDQAATLQQEIERRRLALVEADREVRVLDKLDERRFAEYQLAAQRAEAKVLDEVGTNMVGGERQ
- a CDS encoding flagellar hook-length control protein FliK → MSSITNDPLSPIFEVTTATPGNSPNGEAGFSDLLGEVLASSNSPSRPPETSLGQEADESIDTSEQEDSQQQEATSEHTSSTEASSDEPVSEGPGENESNGDAVEVSEEAVAVASETQAIEVTEETNSSPEIEAVANATEEETEQEATAEKPSELLATDEADQETSEELAQGGESVEATQASDDSHVEQQGSVSATFQAEKVATGDNIVPAAEVSGADRAVANEEAKAQEKNSVPSEVTPVAEETGESEQEQAEPTQPEALKRSRKSASEKPSTSAAEQPVSDKAVGITSVDVEFTAESAQPTTSSTLQVSTPTSAELLTSVTARAGNSPLTNETTTADAELRDTPTVDRNRFLGRVSGAFKAAQQRDGRIQVRLSPPELGLLRIELSVQQGSLTASLETETNAARNLILENLPALRDRLAEQDIRIETFDVDVRDESRQTPDHELPGERRTQQQSKSARRTAAEQEVSSTEATAVENQKAIPTEHDQGLDIRV